A segment of the bacterium genome:
ATCTGGGGCGCGTGTTGGCCCTCGGCTGCCTGCCCGGCGTGCGCATGGAGAGCGCGCCGGCGGCGCGCCTGACCCTCTCCGCCTATGTGGACCACTACCTCGAGGAGGAGGTGCGCCGTGAAGCGCTGGTGCGCGAGATGGGCCCCTTCGCGGTATTTCTCCGGCTCGCCGCGCTCGAATCGGGTCGGCAGATCAATCTCGCCCGCCTGGCCAGCGAGAGCGGCATCGCCGCCACCACCCTGAAGGGCTACTACCAGGTGCTCGCCGACACCTTCGTCGGCCACTGGATGGGCGCGTATGCGCGGCGAGCGCGCCGGCGGCTGTTGACCACGCCGCGCTTCTACCTCTTCGACCTCGGCGTGCGGAACGCGGCCGCCGAAGTCCCGCTCGATGGCCGCATCGGTGACGCGGCCGGTGGCCCGCTGCTGGAGCACTGGGTGGCACTGGAGCTCATCGCGCGCGCCAGCTACCTCGGTCGTGGGCATCGCGTCAGCTTCTGGCGCACCCGCTCCGGCGCCGAGGTCGACTTCGTCTGGGAGGCGCCGCGCGAGGACGTGCCCATCGAGGTCAAATGGACGGCCCGCCCGCGCCCGACCGACGCCCGCCACGTCGAGGCCTTTCTGGCCGCCCACCCCGAGCGCGCGCGCCGCGGCTACGTCGTCTGCCGCTGCCCGACCCCGGAGCAGCTCAGCGACCGCGTCCGCGCCATCCCCTGGACCGCGCTGTAGCAGTCGCTGCGCCCCGCACGTGCGGCGGCGCGCAGGCATCCGACTCCGGGCAAGACCGAGCCACGACGTGCGGAGCGTCACTACGCTACTGCGGTGGCATCATCCGGCACGGAACATCCCCAGCCCATAATGGCTCCCGTAGCCCAGCACGAGTGGCCCGCGAATGGGCTCCGCGAAGCGGAGCTCCAGCGCCCACCCCTGGTCGACGCAGGGTGCCGGACCGTGACGGCGAACGCGGACGAAGTGGCGGAACCGCGCCATGGATGGATCGCGTTGATCCAGAACCTCGATGTGGGTCACGGGTGGCAATCCGCGGGCTTCCAACTCGGCCCTGATCTGTCCCGGCAGCGAGTTGCCGCCGCGCTTCTTGAGGAATCGCGGTGCAACGAAAGGTGTCGCAGATCGCCAGACAGGGGAACCCTCCGCTCCGCCCAGCAGCCCCGCCATCGAGTTACCGAACGGGTGCCTCAGGCTCGTGAGATTCGACAACGCACCGAGCGCCGCCATCGCCACGCGCAGCGGGCCGGTCCCCCCCTTGGTGAACGTGCGCCGCACGGCGCGCACAGCGTCCTGCGCGTCGCCGTCCAACCCGGCAGGCGCCCAGATGAGCACGTGGTCGAGATGGCCATCGAGATCGAGATCGAGCGGCAACACGTGTGCGTGTTGATGGCGCTCCTTGAGCGGTGCTCCGTCCGCCGCACGTCCAGTGATGACTCTCGAATGACGCGGCGATTGCGACGCGTGCGCCACGACCGCGCGATGCAAGAGCTCGGCCTGCGGAAGCGTACGGGTGACGGCAGGAAGCGCATGCGAATTCCCACTGGCGGTCGCGATCGACAGCAGGATGCTCTCGACCGGCTCCGATGCGCGGCGGGTTCGGCGCGGCACCGGCGCGCCGGCTTCGAGCACATCGACGCGTCGCCAATAGAGCACCCGTTGGCTTCCCGGCGGCTGGCTCCACCCCAGTGCGCGCAGCCATTCCGTCTCGACCTGGAGGCAGGCGATCAGATCCGCTGGATACGCGTCGCGAATGGCCTCGAGCTTCCGCTGCTCCTCCTTCGAACGTCGGGCCTTCCCGGTCTCGATTCCGAGCTTGCGCAGCTCGTCGGCAACGACCGTCTCGCGCCAGGAGCTGTAGGCAGGTGCAGCCATCGGGGCGAGGAGCGATACCTGTTCCCAGCCGGGCCGATGATCGATGGCGCCGTCGCAGGGCCGAGCATCCGTCCCGTCGGGCAGAGCCGTCTCCGCGTCGATGATCGTCCCATCCACCCAGCTTTCGGATCGCCCGAGGTAACCGAGGTTCTCGGCGAGCCCAGACAGCAGTTGCCTCTCGCCGTCGGCAAGCGCGATGTCCCACGTGATCGCTATGCCCCCAGACGCGATCTGCGCCCACGTGTCGAACACCAACGTGGTACGCTCGCGGCCCTTATCGAGCGTCCCCACTGGCATGTAGTGACGGGAGTGCGTCCCGACGGCTGGCGGCAGGCGGTAACGCGGAAGGGTCGCGGCTAGCTTCTCCATCAATGCCTGCGCGTCCGGCGGTGGGCGGTCGGATGTCCACCCGAGCTTGGTATAGCCGGTCGCGAGCAGCGCGCGCACGACGCGCCACGGCGATGGGGGCCATTCGATCAAGCCCTCGTTCACATGGCTGCCCCACGGCGTGGCGTGATAGCGGCCGCCGGGGAAGCGGAGCAGCAGCGTCGGCACGTCTCAGTCCCCTTCGCCCTCGTCGTCCCTCGTCTCCTCGGGCTCGCCCTTTCCCTTCTTGAGATCGCCTTCGAACGTGACCTCAGTAACCGTCATACGATCCCTGCACGCGCCAATGCCGCGCTGCAGATCGGCGATGATCGCGCTCCGACCCGGCAGGACAAAGCTCGCTGGTCGGGTCGCCGCGATCGAATCGCCCGCTGCACGCAGGTCGCAGGCGGTGCGCAGCCGGAGGCTGCCGTCGAGGAGTGAGCGCAACTTGTAGAGGGCGAGCAGTATGAGCAGCTCCTCGACGTCCGCGCCCAGCCCGTAACCGCGGATCTGCGCCAGGTCGAGGTTCGCGTAGAGGGTGATCCGTTCGGCGGTGAACTCGTCGCGAGCGAACGGCACGTTCCCGAAGCCGCTCTTGGTGTCGCCCGATGGATTGACGTGATCGTTCTTGACGCCTCCGGAAGCGGCGACGCGCACGCCATCTGCCTCGATGAACGCGCTCAGGGCTCGAGAGACGCGGAGACGGCCACCAGCGAGATCCTTCTTGGCGAGGAATACGCCGTGGAGGAGAGAACCGACGTCGTACTTCAGCAGCGCGTCGCCGAGCTTCCGGCGATCGATGGGACCAACATCGAGCGCACCCAGCTCCTCTTGGAGCAACTTGGCGAAGCGGGTGTCCTTCCCCTCGAGCA
Coding sequences within it:
- the cas7u gene encoding type I-U CRISPR-associated protein Cas7, encoding MSIDLSPLSSVPRLLFEVPLVPLQGQRFQPTGFPGLGAATFQTAVGASLLVESTQSMANRLELVCWDPGSNDLLHDLHGLSHVRVTRKGAFLTDTVLEAHRLNSPYLLEGKDTRFAKLLQEELGALDVGPIDRRKLGDALLKYDVGSLLHGVFLAKKDLAGGRLRVSRALSAFIEADGVRVAASGGVKNDHVNPSGDTKSGFGNVPFARDEFTAERITLYANLDLAQIRGYGLGADVEELLILLALYKLRSLLDGSLRLRTACDLRAAGDSIAATRPASFVLPGRSAIIADLQRGIGACRDRMTVTEVTFEGDLKKGKGEPEETRDDEGEGD
- a CDS encoding ATP-binding protein, whose product is MFYRRVVGPQLVAPASRHKVRLLFGARQTGKTALLRHLLADDRTLAVNLQESADRRRYEADPAAFSRMVRALPARLRVIVVDEIQKVPALLDEVQALYDAAPRRWQWFLTGSSARRLRRGAANLLPGRSHAFRLHPVCAWELDGASPTIAPPPVDLAAPPFPRQNLGRVLALGCLPGVRMESAPAARLTLSAYVDHYLEEEVRREALVREMGPFAVFLRLAALESGRQINLARLASESGIAATTLKGYYQVLADTFVGHWMGAYARRARRRLLTTPRFYLFDLGVRNAAAEVPLDGRIGDAAGGPLLEHWVALELIARASYLGRGHRVSFWRTRSGAEVDFVWEAPREDVPIEVKWTARPRPTDARHVEAFLAAHPERARRGYVVCRCPTPEQLSDRVRAIPWTAL
- the cas5u6u gene encoding type I-U CRISPR-associated protein Cas5/Cas6, with the protein product MPTLLLRFPGGRYHATPWGSHVNEGLIEWPPSPWRVVRALLATGYTKLGWTSDRPPPDAQALMEKLAATLPRYRLPPAVGTHSRHYMPVGTLDKGRERTTLVFDTWAQIASGGIAITWDIALADGERQLLSGLAENLGYLGRSESWVDGTIIDAETALPDGTDARPCDGAIDHRPGWEQVSLLAPMAAPAYSSWRETVVADELRKLGIETGKARRSKEEQRKLEAIRDAYPADLIACLQVETEWLRALGWSQPPGSQRVLYWRRVDVLEAGAPVPRRTRRASEPVESILLSIATASGNSHALPAVTRTLPQAELLHRAVVAHASQSPRHSRVITGRAADGAPLKERHQHAHVLPLDLDLDGHLDHVLIWAPAGLDGDAQDAVRAVRRTFTKGGTGPLRVAMAALGALSNLTSLRHPFGNSMAGLLGGAEGSPVWRSATPFVAPRFLKKRGGNSLPGQIRAELEARGLPPVTHIEVLDQRDPSMARFRHFVRVRRHGPAPCVDQGWALELRFAEPIRGPLVLGYGSHYGLGMFRAG